The Candidatus Methylomirabilota bacterium genome has a window encoding:
- the pth gene encoding aminoacyl-tRNA hydrolase, giving the protein MAQAIVGLGNPGPDYRDTRHNMGARALDALAKKLKVRFQRVSGHLVAQSKWRGDVLHLIKPQCFMNAMGPPVARVTRKLQLVAGDLVIVYDDLDLPLGRVRVRMKGSAGGHNGMRSLISTLGTDQLRRVKVGIGRPASPGRDREEIVDHVLSAFLPDELPTVEAACLEAGAQALKLVEAHNARRF; this is encoded by the coding sequence ACAACATGGGCGCCCGTGCGCTCGACGCCCTGGCCAAGAAGCTCAAGGTGCGCTTTCAGCGCGTGAGCGGCCACCTCGTCGCCCAGTCCAAGTGGCGGGGCGATGTCCTCCACCTCATCAAGCCGCAGTGCTTCATGAACGCCATGGGACCGCCGGTCGCGCGCGTCACGCGCAAGCTCCAGCTGGTCGCGGGCGACCTCGTCATCGTGTACGACGACCTCGACCTTCCGCTGGGCAGGGTGCGGGTGCGCATGAAGGGCAGCGCGGGAGGCCACAACGGCATGCGGTCGCTGATCAGCACGCTCGGCACGGACCAGCTGCGGCGGGTCAAGGTCGGCATCGGCCGGCCGGCCTCGCCCGGGCGTGACCGCGAGGAGATCGTGGACCACGTGCTCTCGGCTTTCCTCCCCGACGAGCTCCCGACGGTCGAGGCGGCCTGCCTCGAAGCGGGAGCCCAGGCGCTCAAGCTGGTCGAAGCTCACAACGCCCGCCGCTTCTAG